Proteins encoded within one genomic window of Verrucomicrobiota bacterium:
- a CDS encoding TIGR01777 family oxidoreductase: MRKIVIAGGNGFIGRFFASRFRSEGVQIIVISRSQGNVQWTDPEGIRLALENSSVLLNLAGRSVDCRYHARNKREILESRTETTRLLGQTLLKCQNPPLLWINSSTATIYRDARDRPMTEDSGEIGSGFSVGVAKSWEETFFSFALPMTRQIALRMAIVLGPGGGVMTPYQNLVRFGLGGPQGEGRQMFSWIHLEDLYRCILFLESRLDMAGVYNASSPNPVPNHVLMKTLRDVLGMPIGFPAPKWLLEMGALLIKTETELVLKSRWVIPKKLQEAGFVFQYPNIAGALNQIIHQNASE, from the coding sequence ATGAGAAAAATCGTTATTGCCGGCGGGAATGGATTTATCGGGAGATTTTTTGCATCCCGTTTCCGCTCGGAGGGTGTGCAAATCATTGTCATCTCCCGCAGTCAAGGAAATGTGCAATGGACTGATCCAGAGGGTATCCGGTTAGCTTTGGAGAACTCCTCTGTGTTATTAAATCTCGCAGGGCGTTCTGTGGATTGTCGGTATCATGCGCGCAATAAACGTGAAATCCTTGAGTCCCGGACGGAGACAACCCGGCTCCTGGGGCAAACCCTACTCAAATGTCAAAATCCGCCCCTTCTTTGGATAAACTCCAGTACAGCGACCATTTACCGGGATGCCCGGGACAGACCTATGACAGAGGACTCTGGCGAGATCGGGAGTGGTTTTTCGGTGGGTGTGGCGAAAAGTTGGGAGGAGACTTTTTTTTCGTTTGCCCTGCCGATGACAAGGCAAATCGCCCTGCGCATGGCGATTGTTCTGGGCCCCGGAGGTGGAGTCATGACACCTTATCAGAACCTTGTCCGTTTCGGGCTAGGAGGGCCCCAGGGGGAGGGACGACAGATGTTTAGTTGGATCCATCTGGAGGACCTTTACCGGTGTATTTTATTTCTGGAATCCAGACTCGATATGGCGGGGGTTTATAATGCATCTTCACCAAATCCAGTCCCTAATCATGTTTTGATGAAAACACTCCGTGATGTCCTGGGGATGCCAATTGGATTTCCCGCCCCGAAATGGTTACTAGAAATGGGGGCTCTCCTGATCAAAACGGAGACAGAACTCGTGCTTAAAAGCAGGTGGGTGATCCCCAAGAAACTTCAAGAAGCCGGGTTTGTTTTTCAATACCC